A DNA window from Malus domestica chromosome 12, GDT2T_hap1 contains the following coding sequences:
- the LOC139190108 gene encoding uncharacterized protein, with protein sequence MAQYLEKVRQQLEAFQTYTLTQVPREDNAHADALAGLGSALDHQFKRSILVEYLDKPSIEMEPIAEVSQVSVTPTWQSSIIDYLVNGTLPTERLESRKLQIKSAHYYMWNGILVRISYTGPHLRCLAPPDDLKVLSSIHEGVCGNHSGGRSLAQKALNAGYYWPTMHQDAKELVQKCDRCQRYKPVPALPATIIPPNIIVPSINTLLPSVEQNSKEMATDLDLAEERCEQTITRIAAYQQ encoded by the exons ATGGCAcaatacctagagaaagtacgccagcagcttgaggcatttcagacttacactctcactcaagttccacGGGAAGACAATGCACATGCAGATGCACTAGCTGGTTTAGGCTCCGCCCTTGACCACCAATTTAAACGCTCCATTCTggtggaatatctagacaagccaagcatagaaaTGGAGCCGATAGCCGAAGTGTCACAGGTCAGTGTAACTCCCACTTGGCAAAGTTCAATTATAGACTACTTGGTCAACGGCACATTACCCACAGAAAGATTGGAGTCAAGGAAGCTCCAAATTAAGTCTGCACACTACTATATGTGGAATGGCATTCTCGTCCGAATATCCTACACcggaccacatctccgctgcctagcacctcccgatgacttgaaggttctaagctcaatccacgaaggcgtTTGTGGGAATCACTCTGGAGGCCGATCCTTAGCCCAaaaggctcttaacgcaggctattactggcctaccatgcaccaagatgctaaggaattagtacaaaagtgcgacCGCTGCCAACGCTACAAACCAGTACCAGCACTACCCGCTA CAATCATTCCTCCTAACATCATCGTGCCAAGCATCAACACTCTATTACCAAGCGTTGAGCAGAACAGTAAAGAGATGGCCACAGAtttagatctggcagaagaAAGGTGCGAACAAaccatcacccgcatcgcagcctaccagcagtAG
- the LOC139190109 gene encoding uncharacterized protein: protein MVDEALRRNMTNISRSPFTDEIEQAEPPRKFSMPHFTSFKGDGHPERHLKHYRSAMVLYRNNDALMCKIFATTLQGEAQDWFHTLPARFIQNFDDLSLVFTKEYSSYRSIKKKSDHLFNVKKNPKESLRDYVKRFKAEKAKIIGCDNSIASAAFQKGLPADHPLFGEMIMKENLTLADSFALAEKHALWDEARQAEKAPE, encoded by the coding sequence ATGGTTGATGAAGCACTAAGGCGAaatatgaccaacataagcaggtcacctttcacggatgagatcgagcaggcagagcctccgcgcaagtttagcatgccgcacttcacatctttcaaaggagatGGACATCCCGAAAGACACTTGAAGCATTACCGAAGTGCGATGGTCCTTTATCGGAATAATGACGcccttatgtgcaaaatattcgccactactttacaaggcgaggcacaagattggtttcatACCTTGCCGGCACGATTCATCCagaattttgatgatctttccttggttttcaccaaagaatactcatcttatcgttcgatcaagaaaaagtccgaTCACCTGTTCAAcgtaaagaaaaacccaaaagagtcaCTTCGCGATTACGTGAAgagattcaaagcagagaaggcgaaGATCATCGGATGCGACAACTCGATAGCaagtgcagccttccaaaaaggactaccagcagaccacccactgtttggagaaatgatcatgaaagaaaacctaactctagcagattcctttgctctggcagagaagcatgcactttgggacgaggctcgacAAGCAGAAAAGGCTCCCGAATAG